The Abyssisolibacter fermentans genome window below encodes:
- a CDS encoding tetratricopeptide repeat protein, which yields MYFLEDAILPPGEKVRRIRSYLGLKQYEITGGKVTRNLISYIENGKTKLVKNTAKIIVDSMNDWAVKKNIKLDLDVDYLMRNEFIQAEKLLDKHISNLRDYANSKDKRFDSECEIINDILKDWDIVDKKAEFNEVIGDYYYCRSDYEMSHIHYLEALEMNITTSNHLKTALLYQKLARCSLWVKNYHEVINLNNHILFILDNKEITDYDIEKSVFFNNALAYNGLGVYDAAIASINNLEKREHFGLTNVQKLELLILKGNCYFKKYEYLKAKDIYMEIVDLASSCDELGYVAVAYMNLSELFFIIGEKEKSVEYINNSLRIRLDTNYDYLEEIYLALGKRYLDIENYELSENSLIKALEEAKKKLKLSLVIDIYNQLLNCYIHTKDNKNINELLEEIKLIIKNNRKIENIEKIKDILLKVSFYYTDKDILKTVEVLKISLMIIS from the coding sequence ATGTATTTTTTAGAAGATGCCATATTACCTCCAGGCGAAAAAGTACGCAGGATACGAAGTTATTTAGGCTTAAAGCAGTATGAAATCACTGGAGGAAAGGTTACTAGAAATTTGATAAGCTATATTGAAAACGGAAAAACAAAGCTAGTTAAAAATACAGCGAAAATAATAGTGGACAGTATGAATGATTGGGCTGTTAAAAAAAACATTAAATTAGACTTAGATGTAGATTATTTAATGAGAAATGAATTTATTCAGGCTGAAAAGTTATTGGATAAGCATATATCGAATTTAAGGGATTATGCTAATTCAAAAGACAAGAGATTTGATAGTGAATGTGAAATCATAAATGATATATTAAAAGATTGGGATATAGTAGATAAAAAAGCTGAATTTAATGAAGTAATAGGAGATTATTATTATTGTAGAAGTGATTATGAGATGAGTCATATACACTATTTAGAAGCGTTGGAAATGAACATAACAACCTCAAATCATCTAAAAACAGCGTTACTATATCAAAAATTAGCTAGATGTTCATTATGGGTTAAAAACTATCATGAAGTAATAAATTTAAATAATCATATTTTGTTTATATTAGATAATAAAGAAATAACAGACTATGATATAGAAAAAAGCGTTTTTTTTAATAATGCTTTGGCTTACAATGGGTTAGGTGTATATGATGCAGCAATAGCATCAATAAACAACTTAGAAAAAAGAGAACATTTTGGATTGACTAATGTACAAAAGCTTGAGTTATTAATTCTAAAAGGAAATTGTTATTTTAAAAAATATGAATATCTCAAAGCAAAAGATATTTATATGGAAATTGTTGATTTAGCGTCTAGTTGTGATGAGCTAGGATATGTCGCAGTTGCATACATGAATTTAAGTGAACTCTTTTTTATAATAGGTGAAAAAGAAAAATCAGTAGAATATATAAACAATAGCTTGAGAATTAGATTAGACACAAATTATGATTATCTTGAAGAAATATATTTAGCATTAGGTAAGAGATATTTAGATATAGAAAACTATGAATTATCAGAAAATAGCTTAATCAAAGCATTAGAAGAAGCTAAGAAAAAATTGAAATTATCATTAGTAATTGATATATATAATCAGTTATTAAATTGCTATATACATACTAAGGATAATAAAAATATCAACGAATTATTAGAAGAAATAAAATTAATAATTAAAAACAATAGAAAAATAGAGAATATTGAAAAAATAAAGGATATTTTGCTTAAGGTTAGTTTTTATTATACTGATAAAGATATATTAAAAACAGTAGAAGTACTAAAAATAAGTTTAATGATAATTAGTTGA
- the pbp4b gene encoding penicillin binding protein PBP4B — protein sequence MKKLKISALLVVVVMLFTSSFGLCADNNLVAFSEKQQTFVSQFSDRFPEENPTSRVLARSRRVFKGYENEGTMMLESHGATYAKIYINGEKVSFPPSNLKNQEAFQVDISKYTKNGENTLKVLGVKPENAYINVKIGYPTLSYADPETVGFDKDKLKKIDKFINDEVKNGFPGAVLLVVKDGKIVKNTAYGYKKKYEQGVTLDKPEKMEKDTMFDLASNSKMYATNLAIQKLVSEGKIDLEEYVSTYIPEFAGNDKEKIKVRHLLTHTSGFDSTIRFYTTDKKRNPLGEEFYSQDKEKTFELICKAPLKNEIGKVTKYSDLGFMTLGFLVEKVTGQPLDQYVEENIYQELGLEKTMYNPTKKGIKKEACAATEVFGNTRGYTREFPNVRKYTLQGEVHDEKAFYSMGGVSGHAGLFSTSEDLAVLCQLVLNKGGYGNVKVYDANVGDQFAKPSYNNDVYGLGWNRAANMSKVWMFGPYASNQAIGHTGWTGTLTIIDPEYDLAIVLLTNKKHSTIKDGKFAGDAFQTGGYGSIVSMVYEAFLENQN from the coding sequence ATGAAAAAATTAAAAATATCAGCATTGCTTGTAGTAGTAGTGATGTTATTCACTAGTTCATTTGGTTTATGTGCTGATAATAACTTAGTAGCTTTTTCTGAAAAACAGCAAACGTTTGTCTCACAGTTTTCTGATCGTTTTCCTGAAGAAAATCCAACTAGTAGAGTTTTAGCTAGAAGTAGAAGAGTATTCAAAGGTTATGAGAATGAAGGTACTATGATGCTTGAAAGTCATGGTGCAACTTATGCAAAAATATACATAAATGGAGAAAAAGTTTCGTTTCCACCTAGTAATTTAAAAAATCAAGAAGCTTTTCAGGTAGATATAAGCAAGTATACTAAAAATGGAGAAAACACTCTTAAAGTATTAGGTGTTAAACCTGAAAACGCATACATTAATGTCAAAATAGGATATCCTACACTTTCATATGCTGATCCTGAAACAGTAGGCTTTGACAAAGATAAACTTAAAAAAATTGACAAATTTATAAATGATGAAGTAAAAAATGGATTTCCAGGAGCAGTTTTACTTGTAGTTAAAGACGGTAAAATAGTTAAAAATACTGCTTATGGATATAAGAAAAAGTATGAACAAGGGGTAACATTAGACAAACCAGAAAAAATGGAAAAAGATACAATGTTTGATTTAGCATCAAATTCAAAAATGTATGCTACTAACTTAGCTATTCAAAAATTAGTTAGTGAAGGTAAAATAGATTTAGAGGAGTATGTAAGTACATATATCCCTGAATTTGCTGGCAATGATAAAGAAAAGATTAAGGTTCGACACTTATTAACACATACTTCAGGTTTTGATTCAACTATTAGATTCTATACAACAGATAAAAAAAGGAACCCATTAGGAGAAGAATTTTATTCACAAGATAAAGAAAAAACATTCGAGTTAATTTGCAAAGCACCTTTAAAAAATGAAATTGGAAAAGTTACAAAGTATAGTGATTTAGGCTTTATGACATTAGGGTTTTTAGTTGAAAAAGTAACTGGTCAGCCATTAGACCAATATGTAGAAGAAAACATCTATCAAGAGTTAGGCTTAGAAAAAACTATGTATAATCCTACTAAAAAAGGTATTAAAAAAGAAGCTTGTGCAGCAACTGAGGTGTTTGGTAATACTAGAGGATATACAAGAGAATTCCCAAATGTAAGAAAATATACATTACAAGGTGAAGTTCATGATGAAAAAGCATTCTATAGCATGGGTGGAGTTTCAGGTCATGCAGGCTTATTCTCAACAAGTGAAGATTTAGCTGTATTATGTCAGCTTGTATTAAATAAAGGCGGATATGGCAACGTAAAAGTCTATGATGCAAATGTAGGAGATCAATTTGCTAAACCATCATACAATAATGATGTATATGGATTAGGTTGGAATAGAGCAGCAAATATGAGTAAAGTATGGATGTTTGGACCATATGCAAGTAATCAAGCTATAGGACATACAGGTTGGACAGGAACATTAACTATAATAGATCCAGAATATGATTTAGCTATAGTTCTTCTTACAAATAAGAAACATTCAACAATTAAAGATGGAAAATTTGCTGGAGATGCTTTCCAAACAGGAGGCTACGGAAGCATAGTTTCAATGGTTTATGAAGCATTTTTAGAAAATCAAAATTAA
- a CDS encoding S8 family serine peptidase — MFSRRVLSILMCVLVFLSLSSYGLANDKTEKEEIIRLFDADGDKLTENLFSVMEEVSADELIPVIVVYKENQFKAANNEVSTLMKENKVKHAFKNIPAVALSLSKEKIEELKKSDMVEHIEYDEEVKICLDDANYWFGTEKARNDFGIDGNKDGSSSYSKNDVVVAVIDTGIDASHVDLDGGKVIGWKDFVNNQTTPYDDNSHGTHCAGIVAGEGQGNANYKGVAPGAALVGVKVLDSNGSGSMSDVTAGIDWCITNKNAYGIDVISMSLGTSGSSDGTDSTSLAVNNAVNAGITVAVAAGNSGPKKYTIGSPGAATGAITVANMIDVGEKGFALIYHSSRGPTADDRIKPDIAAPGTNISAPYANSTNDYISYTGTSMATPFTAGTIALMLDADSSLTPAQIRNIITSTAIDWGKSGQDTEYGHGRLDAYAAIKQAGGFTGSNIAVPDHMHKAETLADSREDIWEFDVDDTNYPIAITLIIPDWTSFWWWGTPDFDIKLIAPNGSEVASQNNSTRQRTITYYPVSGGTGTYKIKIESKDGSGDYFFDLSCNGGNLTLTQDQ, encoded by the coding sequence ATGTTTAGTAGAAGAGTATTATCGATTTTAATGTGTGTTTTAGTTTTTTTGTCACTTAGTTCATATGGTTTAGCAAATGATAAGACTGAAAAAGAAGAAATAATAAGGCTTTTTGATGCTGATGGAGATAAGTTAACAGAGAATCTTTTTAGTGTAATGGAAGAAGTTAGTGCTGATGAATTAATACCTGTTATAGTAGTGTATAAAGAAAATCAATTTAAAGCTGCTAATAATGAGGTTTCAACTTTAATGAAAGAAAATAAAGTAAAACATGCTTTTAAAAATATCCCTGCAGTAGCACTTAGTTTAAGTAAAGAAAAAATTGAAGAACTCAAAAAGTCAGATATGGTTGAGCATATTGAATATGATGAAGAAGTAAAAATTTGTTTAGATGATGCTAATTACTGGTTTGGTACAGAAAAAGCAAGAAACGATTTTGGTATTGATGGAAATAAAGATGGAAGCAGTAGCTATTCTAAAAATGATGTAGTAGTAGCTGTAATTGATACTGGAATAGATGCAAGTCATGTTGATTTAGACGGTGGAAAAGTAATTGGTTGGAAAGATTTTGTTAATAATCAGACTACACCTTATGATGACAATAGTCATGGTACTCATTGTGCTGGTATCGTAGCAGGTGAAGGACAAGGAAATGCTAATTATAAAGGAGTTGCACCTGGTGCAGCGCTAGTAGGTGTTAAAGTTCTTGATAGTAACGGTTCAGGAAGTATGAGTGATGTAACAGCTGGCATAGATTGGTGTATAACTAATAAAAATGCATATGGTATAGATGTAATAAGTATGAGTCTTGGTACATCAGGCAGCTCTGATGGAACAGATTCAACATCTTTAGCAGTAAACAATGCTGTTAATGCTGGAATCACTGTAGCTGTAGCAGCTGGAAACTCTGGACCTAAAAAATATACTATAGGTTCTCCAGGGGCAGCTACAGGAGCTATAACCGTTGCTAATATGATTGACGTAGGAGAAAAAGGTTTTGCATTAATATATCATTCTAGTAGAGGACCAACTGCAGATGATAGAATTAAACCAGATATAGCAGCACCAGGAACAAATATAAGTGCTCCATATGCTAACAGTACTAATGACTATATTTCATATACTGGTACAAGTATGGCAACTCCATTTACTGCAGGAACTATTGCATTAATGCTAGATGCTGACTCAAGCTTAACACCAGCTCAAATTAGAAATATTATTACATCTACAGCAATAGACTGGGGTAAATCTGGACAAGATACTGAATATGGACATGGTAGATTAGATGCTTATGCAGCAATTAAACAAGCTGGTGGATTTACTGGTAGTAATATTGCAGTACCTGACCATATGCATAAAGCTGAAACATTAGCTGATAGCAGGGAAGATATATGGGAATTTGATGTTGATGACACAAATTATCCTATAGCAATAACATTAATTATACCTGATTGGACATCTTTTTGGTGGTGGGGAACACCTGATTTTGATATAAAATTAATTGCTCCAAATGGTAGTGAAGTAGCTTCTCAAAATAATAGTACTAGACAAAGAACTATCACGTATTACCCTGTTTCTGGTGGTACAGGAACTTATAAAATCAAGATTGAATCTAAAGATGGAAGTGGAGACTATTTCTTTGATTTAAGTTGTAATGGTGGAAATTTAACTCTTACACAAGATCAATAA
- a CDS encoding MetS family NSS transporter small subunit encodes MSTSAIVFGVIAVGLLWGGFAVCLGIAIRGQKK; translated from the coding sequence ATGAGTACAAGTGCAATTGTATTTGGTGTTATAGCTGTCGGTCTTCTTTGGGGTGGATTTGCAGTTTGTTTAGGAATAGCTATAAGAGGTCAGAAAAAATAG
- a CDS encoding helix-turn-helix transcriptional regulator: MFYDIFKIGDLMKIDRLLAIILHLVTHKKVKAKDLAQKFDVSVRTIYRDLNAIEAAGIPITTYQGVNGGIGIIEGYKIDKTVFTKEDINNILIALKGINSISNDNKIKTLIDKVKYTNTATCTFEQDEILIDLTNWYCDKKTIEFIGVIKKAIRERLTIDIVYNKWDNTENRKINPYTLVLKNTNWYVYAYCFKRQDFRLFKIQRIEKISFTDQMFIRKEIQLDRISWDNNKIEKTEVVEILFDKSIKNIAIDVFGIEKCKIIEGGRVRVVTNMKIDKWIYGFLLGFGSEIEIVQPEHLKLEIKDIARKIYEKYL, from the coding sequence ATGTTTTACGATATATTTAAAATAGGTGATTTGATGAAAATTGATAGATTATTAGCTATAATTTTGCATCTTGTAACTCATAAAAAAGTAAAAGCTAAAGATTTAGCTCAAAAGTTTGATGTTTCTGTGAGGACTATATATAGAGATTTAAATGCAATTGAAGCAGCTGGGATACCTATTACAACTTATCAAGGTGTAAATGGTGGAATAGGAATAATTGAGGGTTATAAAATAGATAAGACTGTTTTTACTAAAGAAGACATAAATAATATTCTAATTGCATTAAAAGGCATAAATAGTATATCAAATGATAATAAAATAAAAACATTAATAGATAAAGTAAAATATACTAATACGGCAACGTGTACATTTGAACAAGATGAGATATTGATAGATTTGACAAATTGGTATTGCGATAAAAAAACTATAGAATTTATAGGAGTAATTAAAAAAGCTATACGTGAAAGATTAACTATTGATATCGTTTATAATAAATGGGATAATACAGAGAATAGAAAAATTAATCCTTATACCTTAGTATTAAAAAATACTAATTGGTATGTGTATGCTTATTGTTTCAAAAGACAAGATTTTAGATTATTTAAAATACAACGAATAGAAAAAATATCTTTTACTGATCAGATGTTTATTAGAAAAGAAATACAATTAGATAGGATTAGTTGGGACAATAATAAAATTGAGAAAACAGAAGTAGTAGAAATTTTATTTGATAAATCAATTAAAAATATTGCAATTGATGTGTTTGGTATAGAAAAATGTAAAATAATTGAGGGCGGTAGAGTAAGAGTTGTTACTAATATGAAAATTGATAAATGGATTTATGGTTTTTTGCTTGGATTTGGGAGTGAAATTGAAATAGTTCAACCTGAACACCTAAAACTAGAAATTAAAGATATAGCAAGAAAAATATATGAAAAGTACTTGTAA
- the arcA gene encoding arginine deiminase has protein sequence MTCKNRELNVYSEIGKLKTVLLHRPGKEIENLTPNLMERLLFDDIPYLKVARQEHDAFADILRSNGVEVLYLEKLAAEAIENHKIRDEFVMNFIEEGNVRGNGLKKQLLDHLSQFNNQELIDTLMAGVRTTDIKNYATVSLTDITTSDYPFVLDPMPNLYFTRDPFATIGSGITLNHMRTETRNRETIFAKYIFEYHPRFQNCKVPIWYNRNQELSIEGGDELILNDKVLAIGISQRTDAGAIERFASTIFASNEGFETILAFDIPKKRAFMHLDTVFTMVDYDKFTIHPEIEGPLTVFSITKDSASENGLKIVKEETVLEEILKTHLGLDSVTLIRCAGGDPIDAAREQWNDGSNTLAIAPGEVIVYSRNHVTNNLLQEHGIKIHVMPSSELSRGRGGPRCMSMPLFRENLK, from the coding sequence TTGACCTGCAAAAACAGAGAACTAAATGTTTACTCTGAAATAGGAAAATTAAAAACTGTATTACTTCATAGACCGGGTAAAGAAATAGAAAATCTCACACCTAACCTAATGGAAAGATTATTATTTGATGATATACCTTATTTGAAGGTAGCACGTCAAGAACATGATGCTTTCGCAGACATTCTTCGAAGCAATGGGGTTGAGGTATTATACTTAGAAAAATTAGCTGCCGAAGCTATAGAAAATCATAAAATAAGAGATGAATTTGTGATGAATTTTATTGAAGAAGGTAATGTAAGAGGAAATGGATTAAAAAAACAACTACTAGATCATTTATCACAATTCAATAATCAAGAATTAATTGATACTTTAATGGCTGGAGTTAGAACAACTGATATAAAAAATTACGCTACCGTTTCTTTAACTGATATTACTACATCAGACTATCCATTTGTACTTGATCCTATGCCAAATTTGTATTTCACTCGTGACCCATTCGCAACTATTGGATCAGGTATTACGTTAAATCATATGAGAACTGAAACAAGGAATAGAGAAACCATATTTGCAAAATATATTTTTGAATACCATCCACGTTTTCAAAATTGTAAAGTGCCTATATGGTATAATAGAAACCAAGAATTATCTATTGAAGGTGGAGATGAATTAATACTTAATGATAAAGTATTAGCTATAGGAATCTCTCAAAGAACTGATGCTGGTGCAATCGAAAGATTTGCCTCTACAATATTTGCAAGTAATGAAGGCTTTGAAACTATATTAGCTTTTGATATTCCAAAGAAAAGAGCCTTTATGCACCTAGATACTGTATTTACAATGGTTGATTATGATAAATTTACAATTCATCCCGAAATTGAAGGTCCGCTAACAGTGTTCTCTATAACTAAGGATTCAGCTTCAGAAAATGGATTGAAAATTGTTAAAGAAGAAACTGTATTAGAAGAAATATTAAAAACACATTTAGGATTAGATTCAGTTACACTAATTAGATGTGCTGGTGGAGACCCAATTGATGCGGCTAGAGAACAATGGAATGATGGTTCTAATACATTAGCTATAGCTCCAGGTGAAGTAATAGTTTATTCTAGAAATCATGTTACTAATAATTTACTACAAGAACATGGGATTAAAATCCATGTAATGCCAAGCTCTGAGCTTTCAAGAGGTCGAGGCGGTCCAAGATGCATGAGTATGCCTTTGTTTAGAGAAAATTTAAAATAA
- a CDS encoding DEAD/DEAH box helicase produces the protein MKTTKFEELTISDKLLHGIRDMGFEEATPIQTKAIPFILEGRDVTGQAQTGTGKTAAFGIPILEKINPKDKSVQCMVICPTRELVIQVAEEIRKMAKYLHDTKVLPIYGGQPIQRQINALKKSPQIIIGTPGRIQDHMRRRTLKVGNLQMVVLDEADEMLNMGFKDDIETILKDTPEKRQTILFSATIPKAILEIAKEYQKNPETVRVVHKKLTVPSIEQYYFEVKRNNKLEILSRLIDIYNPKLALVFCNTKMKVDEVSDQLQSRGYFSDKLHGDMKQRQRDRVMNLFRNGDIEILVATDVAARGIDVDDVEIVFNFDVPQDEEYYVHRIGRTGRAGREGKAFTFVSGKEVYKLRNIQKYTKTKIKRERTPSVSDVEEAKTSTILNQIKNIIENESLRKEINIVEKIVEDDFNTIDVAASLLKIVMGQHKQEEKEEELDFGDTGAEPGMVRLFINIGKNQKVRPKDVLGAIAGESGLPGDLVGAIDIYDKFTFVEVPKIHANKVLNAMKDNRIKGKTINIEPANKK, from the coding sequence ATGAAGACAACCAAATTTGAGGAATTAACCATATCTGATAAGTTATTACATGGAATAAGAGATATGGGATTTGAAGAAGCTACACCAATTCAAACAAAGGCAATACCTTTTATTTTAGAAGGGAGAGATGTTACTGGGCAAGCTCAAACAGGTACTGGTAAGACTGCCGCATTTGGAATACCTATTTTAGAAAAAATAAATCCAAAAGATAAAAGCGTGCAATGCATGGTAATTTGTCCAACAAGAGAATTAGTTATACAAGTGGCTGAAGAAATTAGAAAGATGGCAAAATATCTACATGATACAAAAGTATTACCAATATATGGTGGACAACCAATTCAAAGACAAATAAATGCATTAAAGAAAAGCCCACAAATCATAATCGGTACTCCTGGAAGAATACAAGATCATATGAGAAGAAGAACACTAAAAGTTGGTAACTTACAAATGGTAGTATTAGATGAAGCTGATGAGATGTTAAACATGGGTTTCAAAGATGATATTGAGACAATATTAAAAGATACACCAGAAAAAAGACAAACTATTTTATTCTCAGCTACGATACCAAAGGCTATATTAGAAATAGCTAAAGAATATCAAAAAAATCCAGAAACAGTAAGAGTGGTACATAAAAAGCTTACAGTACCAAGCATTGAACAGTACTATTTTGAAGTGAAAAGGAACAATAAACTAGAGATATTATCAAGATTGATAGACATTTACAATCCTAAATTAGCTTTAGTATTTTGTAATACTAAAATGAAAGTAGATGAAGTGTCTGATCAGCTTCAGAGTAGAGGATATTTTTCTGATAAATTACATGGTGACATGAAACAAAGACAAAGAGATAGAGTTATGAATTTATTTAGGAATGGAGATATAGAAATACTTGTAGCAACAGATGTCGCAGCTAGAGGTATAGATGTAGATGACGTTGAGATAGTATTTAACTTTGATGTTCCACAAGATGAAGAATACTATGTACACAGAATTGGTAGAACAGGTAGAGCTGGTAGAGAAGGAAAGGCTTTTACATTTGTTTCTGGCAAAGAGGTGTACAAATTAAGAAATATCCAAAAGTATACAAAAACTAAAATAAAGAGAGAAAGAACTCCATCAGTTAGTGATGTAGAAGAAGCTAAAACAAGTACTATTTTAAATCAAATTAAAAATATTATAGAAAATGAAAGTCTAAGAAAAGAAATTAATATAGTTGAAAAAATAGTAGAAGATGATTTTAATACTATAGATGTAGCAGCTTCATTATTGAAAATAGTTATGGGACAGCATAAACAAGAAGAAAAAGAAGAAGAATTAGATTTTGGGGATACTGGAGCAGAACCAGGAATGGTAAGACTGTTTATAAATATTGGTAAGAATCAAAAAGTTAGACCAAAAGATGTTTTGGGTGCAATTGCAGGTGAATCAGGATTACCGGGAGATTTGGTTGGAGCTATAGATATATATGATAAATTTACCTTTGTAGAAGTTCCTAAAATTCATGCTAATAAAGTATTGAATGCTATGAAAGATAATAGGATAAAGGGAAAAACTATAAATATAGAACCAGCAAATAAAAAATAA
- a CDS encoding S8 family serine peptidase encodes MFSKRRILSIIMCVLVVLSLSSYGLANDKTEKEEIIKLFDADGDKLTENLFSAMEKVNADELIPVIVIYKENQLKVANNEVSTLMKENKVKHAFKNIPAVALSLSKEQIKELKKSDMVERIEYDEEVKICLDDANNWFGTEKARDDFGIDGNKDGSSSYSKDDVVVAVIDTGIDASHVDLDGGKVIGWKDYVNSQATPYDDNSHGTHCAGIVAGEGQGNSNYKGVAPGAALVGVKVLDSNGSGSMSDVTAGIDWCITNKNVYGIDVISMSLGTSGSSDGTDSTSLAVNNAVNAGITVAVAAGNSGPEKYTVGSPGAATGAITVGNMIDVGEKGFALIYHSSRGPTADDRIKPDIAAPGTSIMAPYANSTNDYISYTGTSMATPFTAGTIALMLDANSNLTPAQIRNIITTTAIDWGKPGQDNEYGHGRLDGYAAVKQAGGFTGSNIVVPDHMYRDENLAARRSEDIWEFSVNGTNYPIAITLIIPDWDRRVDFDIVLIDPNGSEVASDSGNTRQRTIRYSPVQNTGTYKLKVKSSKGSGDYFFDLSCNGSNLTLTQDQ; translated from the coding sequence ATGTTTAGTAAGAGAAGAATATTATCTATTATAATGTGTGTTTTAGTTGTTTTGTCACTTAGTTCATATGGTTTAGCAAATGACAAGACTGAAAAAGAAGAAATTATAAAACTTTTTGATGCTGATGGTGATAAGTTAACAGAGAATCTTTTTAGTGCAATGGAAAAAGTTAATGCTGATGAATTAATACCAGTTATAGTAATTTATAAAGAAAATCAATTAAAAGTTGCTAATAATGAGGTTTCAACTTTAATGAAAGAAAATAAAGTAAAGCATGCTTTTAAAAACATCCCTGCAGTAGCACTTAGTTTAAGTAAAGAACAAATTAAAGAACTCAAAAAGTCAGATATGGTTGAGCGTATAGAATATGATGAAGAAGTTAAAATTTGTTTAGATGATGCTAATAATTGGTTTGGTACTGAAAAAGCAAGAGACGATTTTGGTATTGATGGAAATAAAGATGGAAGCAGTAGCTATTCTAAAGATGATGTAGTAGTAGCTGTAATTGATACTGGAATAGATGCAAGTCATGTTGATTTAGACGGTGGAAAAGTAATTGGTTGGAAAGATTATGTTAATAGTCAAGCTACTCCTTATGATGACAATAGTCATGGTACTCACTGTGCTGGTATCGTAGCAGGTGAAGGACAAGGAAATTCTAATTATAAAGGAGTTGCACCTGGTGCAGCGCTAGTAGGTGTTAAAGTTCTTGATAGTAACGGTTCAGGAAGTATGAGTGATGTAACAGCAGGAATCGATTGGTGTATAACTAATAAAAATGTATATGGAATAGATGTAATAAGTATGAGTCTTGGTACATCAGGCAGTTCTGATGGAACAGATTCAACATCTTTAGCAGTAAACAATGCTGTTAATGCTGGAATTACTGTAGCTGTAGCAGCTGGAAACTCTGGACCTGAAAAATATACTGTAGGTTCTCCAGGGGCAGCTACAGGAGCTATAACTGTTGGTAATATGATTGATGTAGGAGAAAAAGGGTTTGCTTTAATATATCATTCTAGTAGAGGACCAACTGCAGATGATAGAATTAAACCAGATATAGCAGCACCAGGAACAAGTATTATGGCTCCATATGCTAACAGTACTAATGACTATATATCATACACTGGTACAAGTATGGCAACTCCATTTACAGCAGGAACTATTGCCTTAATGTTAGATGCTAATTCTAACTTAACACCAGCTCAAATTAGAAATATTATCACAACTACTGCAATAGACTGGGGTAAACCTGGACAAGATAATGAATATGGACATGGTAGATTAGATGGTTATGCAGCAGTTAAACAAGCTGGTGGATTTACAGGTAGTAATATTGTAGTACCTGATCATATGTATAGAGATGAAAACTTAGCAGCTAGACGTAGTGAAGATATATGGGAATTTAGTGTTAATGGTACAAACTATCCTATAGCAATAACACTAATTATACCTGATTGGGATAGAAGAGTAGATTTTGATATAGTCTTAATTGATCCAAACGGAAGTGAAGTAGCATCTGATAGTGGTAATACAAGACAAAGAACTATTAGGTACTCTCCTGTTCAAAATACTGGAACTTATAAACTAAAAGTTAAATCTTCAAAAGGAAGCGGAGACTATTTCTTTGATCTAAGTTGCAATGGGTCAAATTTAACTCTTACACAAGATCAATAA